The following coding sequences are from one Paenibacillus stellifer window:
- a CDS encoding GNAT family N-acetyltransferase, which produces MKIQNRAFDDRKFDFDRLWQFLVDDYAVRQERFIWTIGRLGGWKFGIWNEEKYFPSFMRKNAQLWLNNFDELIGFVISEKGDSYFNVFARRGYEFLYSEMLQWAITNWNDRNGALSTDAHEDHHLLMQELEKAGFRKKGVSAITGQYHLREKAAEGIVLREEYSVQDMLANPDLRGKATLGINAWSNGTRTEALNKLDLLQYEYNRESPCFSPGFDLSVVDQEGRHLSSCVAFVDYKNNYAEIEKVCTHTEYRRKGLAEAVIRKCFHRLHQKGIEYAYLTGFGPEAQNLYNKLGPAQSVNLFSYVLGEN; this is translated from the coding sequence ATGAAAATCCAGAATCGAGCATTTGATGACAGAAAATTTGATTTCGATCGTCTGTGGCAGTTTTTGGTTGATGATTATGCGGTAAGGCAAGAACGGTTCATTTGGACAATAGGGCGATTAGGCGGTTGGAAATTTGGGATCTGGAACGAGGAAAAGTACTTTCCCAGCTTTATGAGGAAAAATGCACAACTCTGGCTTAACAACTTCGACGAATTAATTGGCTTTGTGATATCCGAGAAAGGCGATAGTTACTTCAATGTTTTTGCAAGGAGAGGGTACGAGTTCCTCTATTCCGAAATGCTTCAATGGGCGATAACCAATTGGAACGACCGGAACGGGGCGTTAAGCACGGATGCACATGAAGACCATCATCTGTTGATGCAGGAGCTGGAGAAGGCAGGTTTTCGAAAAAAAGGGGTATCAGCCATAACCGGACAGTATCATTTGAGGGAGAAAGCGGCGGAAGGTATCGTGCTCCGTGAAGAGTATTCGGTTCAGGATATGCTGGCGAACCCGGACCTCCGAGGAAAGGCAACGCTAGGAATAAATGCCTGGAGCAACGGAACTCGAACAGAAGCGCTAAACAAACTGGATTTGCTGCAGTACGAGTATAACAGAGAAAGCCCGTGTTTTTCTCCCGGGTTTGATCTGTCGGTTGTGGATCAGGAGGGACGGCATCTATCTTCCTGTGTTGCCTTTGTCGATTACAAGAATAACTATGCCGAAATCGAAAAAGTCTGCACTCATACGGAATATAGAAGAAAGGGCCTGGCAGAGGCTGTTATCCGGAAGTGCTTCCATCGCTTGCATCAAAAAGGAATTGAATACGCTTATTTAACCGGCTTTGGTCCGGAAGCCCAAAACCTCTACAACAAGCTGGGCCCAGCCCAAAGTGTAAACTTGTTCAGCTACGTCTTAGGAGAGAACTAG